Proteins encoded in a region of the Nicotiana tomentosiformis chromosome 9, ASM39032v3, whole genome shotgun sequence genome:
- the LOC104102704 gene encoding peptide methionine sulfoxide reductase B5-like: MAVSKVEKSEEEWRAILSPEQFRILRGKGTELKGTGEYNKFFGEGIYNCAGCGTPLYKSTTKFDSGCGWPAFFEGLLGAINRSPDPDGRRTEITCAACGGHLGHVFKGEGFKTPTDERHCVNSVSVKFISENTSASL, from the exons ATGGCAGTGAGCAAAGTTGAGAAATCAGAGGAGGAATGGCGAGCCATTCTATCTCCTGAGCAGTTTCGTATCCTCCGTGGGAAAGGAACTGA GTTGAAGGGCActggagaatataacaagtttTTTGGTGAAGGGATCTACAATTGTGCTGGTTGTGGTACTCCACTCTATAAATCCACAACCAAATTTGACTCTGGCTGTGGCTGGCCTGCTTTCTTTGAGGGTCTTCTGGGAGCAATAAATCGCTCC CCGGATCCGGATGGAAGGAGGACCGAGATCACTTGTGCAGCATGTGGTGGACACCTTGGTCATGTTTTCAAAGGTGAAGGTTTCAAGACACCAACAGATGAACGCCACTGCGTCAATAGTGTTTCTGTCAAGTTTATCTCTGAGAATACCTCTGCTTCGCTCTGA
- the LOC104102705 gene encoding probable protein phosphatase 2C 35, protein MGCVHGKCCCRYPGSSDGDNREDLGTYAQAQTHILAGRSVDSAQVPSHNFKLEYSVLTQRGFYPESPEKENQDSYCIRTQLQGNPNVHFFGVFDGHGQFGTQCSLFVRDRLVEILSDDPTLLDDPVKAYNSAFSRTNEELHSNSDIDDSMSGTTAITALLVGDMLYVANVGDSRAVLSVKEGNRVVAKDLSSDQTPFRKDECERVKSCGARVLSVDQVEGLKDPDIQSWGDEETEGGDPPRLWVQNGMYPGTAFTRSVGDSTAESIGVVAVPEVSTVQLTSSHPFFVVASDGVFEFLSSQTVVDMVNRCADPRDACSAIAGESYKLWLDHENRTDDITIIIVHIKALTNSGGGVTAKWNGGKTTNTQKETSEIYFSPCASEGYRSVMSEFSDVSCCHPVSSLDHKVVVSSSLG, encoded by the exons ATGGGTTGTGTCCATGGGAAGTGTTGTTGTAGGTACCCAGGATCCTCAGATGGTGATAATAGGGAAGATTTGGGTACATATGCTCAAGCTCAAACACATATTCTTGCTGGCAGGTCAGTAGATAGTGCTCAAGTCCCTTCACATAACTTTAAGTTAGAGTACTCTGTGCTTACGCAACGTGGGTTTTACCCTGAATCCCCTGAGAAAGAGAATCAGGATAGTTATTGTATCAGAACACAACTTCAGGGTAATCCAAATGTTCATTTCTTTGGTGTGTTTGATGGGCATGGACAGTTTGGTACTCAGTGTTCATTGTTTGTTAGGGATAGGCTTGTCGAGATTTTATCGGACGATCCTACATTGTTAGATGACCCTGTTAAGGCTTACAATTCTGCATTTTCAAGAACAAATGAAGAACTTCATAGTAATAGTGATATTGATGATTCCATGAGTGGGACAACTGCTATAACTGCTCTTCTTGTTGGAGACATGCTTTATGTGGCAAATGTAGGTGATTCAAGAGCAGTGTTGTCTGTTAAGGAAGGGAATAGGGTTGTTGCCAAAGATTTGTCTTCTGATCAGACACCATTTAGAAAAGATGAATGTGAGAGAGTGAAAAGCTGTGGGGCAAGAGTTCTTAGTGTTGATCAAGTGGAAGGTCTAAAGGATCCAGATATTCAGTCGTGGGGGGACGAGGAAACGGAAGGGGGTGATCCGCCAAGGTTGTGGGTTCAAAATGGGATGTATCCGGGGACTGCGTTTACGCGAAGTGTTGGAGATAGTACTGCTGAAAGTATTGGTGTAGTTGCTGTCCCAGAGGTGTCAACGGTACAGCTCACAAGTAGTCATCCTTTCTTTGTGGTTGCAAGTGATGGTGTCTTTGAGTTCCTCTCCAGCCAAACTGTGGTTGACATG GTAAATAGATGTGCAGATCCTAGGGATGCATGTTCAGCCATTGCTGGAGAATCTTACAAGCTGTGGCTAGACCATGAAAACCGGACAGATGATATAACAATCATCATTGTACACATTAAAGCCTTAACCAAT TCAGGTGGTGGTGTCACAGCCAAATGGAATGGAGGGAAAACAACAAACACGCAGAAAGAAACATCGGAGATATATTTCTCTCCGTGTGCTTCGGAAGGTTATCGGTCTGTAATGAGTGAATTCTCTGATGTTAGCTGTTGTCATCCTGTTTCATCACTAGACCACAAAGTAGTAGTTTCATCTAGCTT GGGTTGA
- the LOC138898602 gene encoding uncharacterized protein, with translation MTVPDDRGVAPLIVRGRSIGRGRATTPARGRRCPRVAPIVPPVDPVEEPVIEEQDEAPVAELTPTYFMTAPGFQEVMSRILRFTDSITQAELFPADQAASHVGGGAQTPIAHAPEHTAAVYQTPGALSAGRAQPVVVVRLETRPVATVEEQKRLERWTRIRPPVFGGEWSVDPRDFIDLFRKRLHNMRVVDSNGVDFNTFQLEGKAYKWWQSYLYSRPEGSPPLTWDQFTCLFLDRYIPPSHREELWGLFERLQQGQLSMTDYEVRFSELSRHAIMILPTDTERVQRFITVLHSGIQVSMAREAEMGTPYDQVMEIARRIERIRNQDREKGASVLFDLGYTYSYVYSLFVPYLDVSDKSLGVPVYLPMLVGESVIVDRVYRYCVVTFCGYETRADLLLLDMTDFERDLNLRRRRWLELLKDYDIIILYHPGKTNVVVDALRRSMGSLAFISAGERPLVLDIQSLANQLVSLDISEPSQVLACVVAQFSLFEQIKARLYDNPHLLVLRETVLRDDAKEVTISDDGVL, from the exons ATGACTGTACCCGACGACAGAGGGGTTGCTCCCCTGATTGTTAGAGGAAGAAGTATAGGTCGAGGGAGGGCCACAACTCCTGCTAGAGGACGGCGATGTCCTAGAGTTGCTCCTATAGTACCACCAGTAGATCCGGTGGAGGAAcctgttattgaggagcaggatgaggcGCCTGTAGCTGAGTTGACCCCGACGTATTTTATGaccgcaccgggatttcaggaggtcatgagCCGTATACTGCGGTTCACGGATTCTATAACTCAGGCTGAGCTATTTCCGGCAGATCAAGCCGCATCTCAcgtgggagggggagcacaaacccctattGCTCATGCTCCAGAGCATACTGCTGCAGTTTATCAGACCCCAGGTGCACTATCTGCTGGTCGGGCTCAGCCCGTTGTAGTAGTTAGACTAGAGACTAGACCAGTCGCGACCGTCGAGGAGCAGAAGCGGTTGGAAAGATGGACTAGGATTCGTCCTCCTGTCTTTGGCGGTGAGTGGTCAGTGGACCCACGTGATTTCATTGATCTTTTCAGGAAGAGGCTACATAATATGAGAGTAGTGGATTCCAACGGGGTGGACTTTAACACATTTCAGTTAGAGGGAAAGGCCTAtaaatggtggcagtcttatctctaTAGCAGGCCAGAAGGTTCACCTCCCCTGACTTGGGACCAATTCACATGTCTCTTTTtggatagatatattccaccctcacaTAGGGAAGAGTTATGGGGTCTGTTCGAgcggctccagcagggtcagttgtctatgaccgactatgaggtgagattctctgagttatctcgtcatgcaATTATGATACTCCCCACAGATACAGAGAGAGTGCAAAGATTTATTACGGTCTTGCACAGTGGTATCCAAGTTTCTATGGCCCGAGAGGCTGAGATGGGGACTCCTTACGATCAagttatggagatagctcggaggattgagcgTATCCGTAACCAGGACCGAGA GAAGggtgcttcagtactatttgatctgGGGtatacttattcatatgtatattCTCTATTTGTTCCTTATCTGGATGTATCCGATAAGTCCTTGGGTGTTCCTGTATATTTGCCCATGCTAGTAGGAGaatctgttattgtggatcgagtTTACCGATACTGTGTAGTAactttttgtggttatgagaccagagcggatcttctgttgcttgatatgactgactttgag AGGGATCTTAATCTGAGGAgacgcaggtggcttgagttactgaaggattatgatattattaTCCTCTATCATCCGGGTAAGACAAATGTGGTTGTGGATGCCTTGAGGagaagtatgggtagtttggcatttatttcagcagGAGAGAGGCCATTGgttttggacattcagtccttagctaaccaACTTGTGagtttggatatttcagagcccagtcaagttcttgcatgtgttgtggctcagttttctttattcgagcagatcaaggctcgtctgTACGACAATCCGCACTTGCTAGTTCTTAGAGAAACGGTGTTACGggatgatgccaaggaggttactatcagcGATGATGGTGTTCTATGA